From Canis lupus familiaris isolate Mischka breed German Shepherd chromosome 16, alternate assembly UU_Cfam_GSD_1.0, whole genome shotgun sequence:
CTCGAAGAACGCTCAGAAAATAGTGTTCCCAGCCCAACTCTCAGTCGATAAATGCTTCGTACAAGGCCCAGGCGGTGTGGCCTGCCTGACAGCCGGTTTAGCACGGAGGGAAATACAGGAATTCTACGATCTGCGGCGGAGTCAGACAAAtaccccatccctcctccctgaaGAAGCTTCCGGGCCAGCGGGGAGACCCGCAGGCAGCCCAAATCTACCCTAATCCTGCGAAAGGGAGTCGAGAATGGCCTTCTACAGATGGTACTAACGGTCCACTAGAGGAGGAGCGGGAAGGGGAACGGGAGGGCAACGGCCTCCCCGATGGGCCGCAAGACCCTTCGGCCCCAAGTCAGGCAGTGTCCCCGGGGCGCGTCGAGGCCTCAGCTGGatgcaaagggaaagaaaacaggaagaaaggaggaacgGGGGGGGGGTGTCTTCCTCCTTCACTACGTGGCACGCGCATAACCACTGTGGAAGGCAGCACCGTAGGCATTTCCCAACAAAATACATTCAGCAAACCCTGCAAGACGTTCCCGTAGGGCGACGATCTCCGTAAACCACCTCCGCGCTCCGCCTACGCGGCGCACGCCCCTCACTGCGCAGGCGCCAGGGATGACCTCTGAGGCCTCCGAGCGAGAGCGCTAGTAGTTCCGGGTTCCCCCGCGCTCCGCTCTAGCCGCAAGCTTCCGCTTCTCCGCTGCTCTCGGTGGTAGGCTCCCTCCCGCGGGAGCGTGgagccgggccggggggcgggccTTCCGGGAGAGGGGCGCGTGCGCGTGGGAGAGGAAGGTCGCGAGTAGGTAAGGGTGTCCGAGAGCTTGGGGGTGACGGgggtgacgggggtggggggtctgcCATGAGAGACGGGCGGTCGTTGGGGAGGTCCTGCAAGGGTCTCCGACCGTCTAGAGTCCCCAAGAATAAGAAGAGGCGAGTTCGTCATCAACCAGCTCGGAGGTTTCACACCACCCTGCAAGCAGGGTGACCCTTTCCTGCGTAAATTGGGGACTTTACCGAACGCAGGACGCTAGCGTAGCTTCCTCCCCGGCGCAGTTCCTCTCTCCTGGTTAGGAAGCGTGCACGGCTCGGTTCCTCAGCTCATCACACGGCATTTCTGCACCGTAGCTGGGGGAGAGGAGATGCAAATTAATTTTGTTgccagttggaaaaaaaaatatttgcgggtgcctggctggctcgatGGGTAAAGCGTGCGACTCGACCTCGGGGCcttcgagccccaccttgggtgcagagatcataaaaaataaataaatataatgccGTACCGAGGCGAGCGCCGGCTGACTTGACACCTGCTTCCAGCACAGGCAAGCGGGATCCGGTCAGTTGCAGGGGATCGGAGGCGTTGTCGTCGGACTGAGTCCAGCGGGCAGAGGTTCAGAGCCGTTCACGTCCCTACGACCCAGTGGATCGATTAGTACCAGACTTTAAGAATAATACAACATCACGTTTAGGTTGTTTTTCTGTGAGCTACGTGTGCAGAAGGTGTGGGTTCCCCGAGGCCTGAGGAGTAGGAGCGCACCCACCATGCACCTGAGTTTTGAGGTCAGCGTCCACGCAGGGAGGCGTCTACTTGTTCTCAGGTCGGAGGTGAGGAAGCCCATGTAAAGGACCGTCACTGCTGCAAACACGACGTCGCCATCTAAGCGCAAGAGTCCAGAGCTGGTGCTTTCCGCTAACCAGTGGTTTTCTGAGAAACTGGAGAAAGCTCTCCCCCCGCATAAtttgcgcacacacacacacacacacaggcacgctTCGTACCGTTTTAAAAAGTTGCAAGGGATTCGCCGCGCTCAGGGATACCCAGGTTAGGAACTCCAGCTCTTCAGCTGcccttttcaaaggaaaaaggcaaaactaatccAGAGCCAAAACTTGAACTTTCAAATGCACCAAATCTAtcctaaaaatcaaagaaacttaCCCTTTTAtgccaaagtaaaaaaaaaaaaaaaaaaatgcattttcttgtgTGGGCTTAACATGTCTTTCTCCAGCCCAGCACATTTgaaaatacatgtgtgtgtgtgtgtgttttatttatttttgcttagcaTTTCCCACtccagttaatttttctttattctgttttcttaagatcacatttaaggaaaaatgacGTTTTTAAGTGACTGTCTTGTACAATGAAAATTCACTGATGTAAATTATTTGCCTTTAATGTCTTGAACataatcattcttttattttaaagataaaattggaAGATTGTGTAAGGATGCACACTGGGTCCTGAAAAATCCTAAGTAAGGCTCTctccccaattaaaaaaaagaatttaagatagTAAAAAGTGACCATCTGATAGTCTTAGGACCAGTATTTACGGACAACAGAACTGTTTAGCTGTTTTAGTCTGTGTTAAAAGAAAAGCATACGAAGCTCCTATGCCTTTCTTCGTCAGAGATATATGTCTGGTCTGTGGAAGGAGACTACAAAGTCTCCTTTGTAATTGTTATaatcattttcaattttcttctgtttggcAAATGGATCTTTATTACTAGTAAGGGATTCAGGTTTGAAGAGGCttatttcctttctccatcaTAAAAGTTTTAGGACTTGGATTTTGTGGTATAACCACGTCCCAGTGGATTCTAATGAGACCTCATTACTTCTCAATGTCCCAGTAATTTGCTACATTGCAAAGTGGGCCTGCACAGAAGTTAACATCCTGTGGTGGTTTCAGTGACCACTTACTTTCCCAAGGAGTCCCTTCCTCTTTGCTGTCTGTCAAGTTACCAAGCTGCTGGTCCCCTCCCTTGTGTTTCTCTGGCTGTCAGTTTTTATAAGTAAAGATGTCATTCCAGGGATTTAGAGGTTTAGCTGCAGGAGTGTGTTTCTCCTGATGAGATTAGATGAAGACAAggaatagggggcacctgggtggctcagtgagttaagtgtctgacttcggctcagggtcacgatcccagggtcctgggattgagctgcacatggggctccctgctcagtggggggcctgcttctccctctgcccctgctcatgctctctctctcaaataaataaaaatctttttaaagatgtatttttaaaaaataaataaggaaaaggaataaataactGTGCCCGACTAGATCCTATGAACCCCAAACTTAAAAAcatgtttaggtttttttcttaagttacCCTTTACGGAGTGCGACGGCTTTAACTTATCCCTCTTATTTCTAACTTATTTCCACAAGCTTTGTTTCCCAAAAAGGAAAGTCAGATTTAGAAAACCACTAACTTTAACCCAGccaataaatggcagagccaggatgcaAACCCAGGCCTCAGGACTCCATGCTgcctcttcatttaaaaatataaggtgAAGGAATTCCGAACACATAAGTGAGAACACTGCAACAAAACAATAGTTCCTGACCACCAAATAACTGATTGTGAAAAACTGTGCACTTGAAACAGAAATCTATTTAAATGCCATTATAGCAAttaagcaaaaacaaagcaaagttgACTAAGAAaccattatttttagttttgtttttttaatctcatgtttgaaaaaagataactttcactgaagggagagaaaaagtaaaGCATGCAAAGACACTGTAGCCTCTAAAGGCAAATCTGCAAGGCACTGATTTGTTACTATTTCCTATTTATACATTAAACTGTTAATgccctttttttctcattgatgaAACTATAACCCTACCCCTAAGGAGGCAGCCCAGCCCACTCCTGCCCACACAATGGAGCTAGAGTTGAGAAGGAAGTGAATCTGAGAATGGgagtgctgaaaggaaaaggaggaagcaaGGCTTGCAGGTGATCTCCAGTTTGGAGGGACAGGGAAGAGACCCTGGATCCGACAGTTTTCCCATTGCTGGCCTTCAGATGGCACTATTGGCTCATTTGGTTGGTGTTCAGATTGTTAAATGGTTTGAGATTGACATTCTGCGATTAGTTGGAGGTCAGCCTCTGTTCTTTCAATGCATCTAGAAATAGACATGAAAAATTCCTTAATTTAAACAcaggttttgggtttgtttgttgtttttttttttccttacaagagttattttgaaatttacttGGCCTCATTCTTGTTTGGgttttaagattttgttgttgttgttgttaatagtAAACTCtgcgcccaacatggggcttgaactcatgaccccaagatcaagaatcacgtGCTTTACTGACCGAGTCAGCCGGGTGCCCTAGAGGGtcggtttttttgtttttcagtttttttgtttgtttttgtatatttctccCATTGTTCTTTCAAGATAGGTCtatgcctttttttctgtttatcagtTCCTTTTCATCCCCACAGAACTGCCCCCAAAGATGGTCTCTCATCTCAAAGGTTCTCATCTCACTAcaaaatttcacataaattagCATATCCTGCCAGAGGTGACCTCTACATCTGGTCTGGAATGGAATGAGACAGTTATTTCACCAACAGCATTCCTGATTTTCATGTATCgcccatataattttttatatatattagctGTAATTTCTGCATATGACATATTATTCTTGTACTTATTTCAACATTCTGTGCCTCTAAAGAAAAAGTTACTGTTTTTAGCTAATGACTTAGCTAGTATGCATTAAGACAATATAGAAGATGGAAGATAACCTTATAACCTATAAGTCCTTCTATTCAGgaataaaatgaatcttaaagaGCTGCTGAGctatctctgttttgtttttcccaaacgGCTCTCAGTCTCTAGGCAGAATTCAATCCAGCAACCTAGAGGCTAAATGACCTCATAACTCATTAGCAGTTCTCAGAGCCATCTGGAGCCCTCCAGGAGAACAGTGTTCAAAGGGCTGATAATAAAGACAACAGGATAATTATTTCTCTGCCATGATTAAACCTTTAGATGGCAAGCAGTCAGCATTTTTATTCTACAGATTGCTGAGATGGGTGTTTTCTAAAGGTATAATAATGCTGTGGTTGGATAACTCATTTGCCCATCCTCATCTAGCCTACAAATGGGTAAACTGACTATCAGTAAATAATAGAATGGTTCGCTGTAAAAAGGGCAGCACAGCAAGGCAATAGGATGGGAACATCAaatgtaaaaattagaaatggaaagcATGTAAAGGAAACAACCATTTGGACTGTGGATATTTCTCCATTCCAAGGCATGCCCTGCCCGTCACAAGACTGATTCACATGTGGCtggctgtttttatttctaaagtgtTCATTAGATAATCTTGGAATTTCATATACTAACCTGTTTATCTTCTCATTTCCTGTAGGGCCTCTTGCTGCTCAGAAAATGTCTTCCCTTTCAGAATATGCCTTGCGCATGACTCGTCTGAGTGCCCGGCTGTTTGGTGAAATTGCCAGGCCTACTGACTCCAAATCAATGAAAGTGGTGAAACTGTTTAGTGAGCAGCCTTTGGCCAAGAGGAAGGAGACTTATGACTGGTATCCAAATCACAACACTTATTTTGCACTCATGGGGACACTACGTTTCCTTGGCCTCTATAGGTAATGGCAAAGAACACAAATAGTAACCTGTAAGAGATTTTTTCCAGTAGattagagaaggaaaaagccTTTTTTATCCTTACAGTTTTGTGGTTCTTATATTCAAGCCCAGTTGGTTCAGGTTCAAAGGCACAGTTTTGAGGGGGAAAGGCTTTTAAAATACTCATAATGGACACactgaaacaaaaaaggaaacttgTACTTAGTGGAagacatattttaattatgtctAAAACTGGACTAACATTGACTAGAGACTGAGCTAcagatatgtttatttatttattaatttaaaggCACTCTAAAGGGATGCAGAGGAAAACCTGGACCCCACCCATCCCTGCTTTGTCCCCACAGGCTGCCAGAGCAGCAGGTCCTCATTGGTCAGATGAGGAGAGTCCCTGCCCCAAAGCCAATCTCCTTCCTAGTCGGTTTCTGGGAGACTCCTTTCTCTCCTAATGGCAGTTTTGTTGGAGTTCCTATTTCCTTCTACCTTTTTCTGGCATTTAGTATGTACCCTTTCTGATATATTAACTTAGTCTAAACGAGTTGTAGTTCAGCTTTAATAGTAATACGAGCGGGCACCAGAgtagctcagtcaattgagtaCCAGGCtcgacctcagctcaggtcttgacctcaggctcctgagttcaagccctgccttgggttccacactgggtgtggtgcctacttaaaagaaaaaattaaaaagagtaatACATAGATCACATAGGTTCTTCACACCATGTgatatgtttgtgtatgtatagGAAATGGTGCTCAGGACTACTgctctagaaagaaaaagatcaaatacCTACACggtcattttctttaaaagaagtctTAATTACCATAGTAATACATGCCCATCATAAAAGAATTCAAACTGCGTAATAGtgtaaagttaaaataaatctactttttggggtgcctggctggctaagtcgGTAGAGcttatgactcttgatctcagggttatcagtttgagccccacattggatgtagaggttacttaaaaataaaagaccactgggtggtggctcagtggttgagaggcataatcctggagtgtcaggatcaagtcctacatcaggctccctgcatggagcctgcttctctctctgcttgtgtctctgcccctctctgtgtctctaatgaataagtaaataaaatcttttaaaaaatagaaatcgggatccctgggtggcgcagcggtttagtgcctgcctttggcccagggcacgatcctggagacccgggatcgaatcccacgtcgggctcctggtgcatggagcctgcttctccctctgcctgtgtctctgcctctctctctctctctcactgtgtgcctatcataaataaaaaaaaaaaattgaaaaaaaaaaagactcaggttaaaataaaaataaaatgtttaaaaataaaataaaataaaaaatagaaatctactttttgagaaaatgtaaCATGTTTGAATTGGACTTGtcttagatttattatttttttaaatttatttatgatagttacagagagagagagaggcagagacacaggcagagggagaagcaggctccatgcaccgggagcccaatgtgggattcgatcctgggtctccaggatcgcgccctgggccaaaggcaggcgccaaaccgctgcgccacccaggggtccctgaattGGACTTGTCTTAGGACAGCAATACCAAAGTTAATTTGGGACTATTCACTGTAGTATAATAAAATTGATAGTTCATTCCATGTAGCTAAAAATTGGTACTTTCATCTATCCaatggatatatatttatatttaaagattttatttatgtgacagaacATGCACTaactagcagggggaggggccgggagagggaaagggggaaacaCAGGCTCCCtactaaacagggagcccaatgtggggctccatcccaggaccctgagatcatgacctgagctgaaggcagacacttaaaactgagccacccaggtgcccttctgtggatatatttttaagatatatttcttAAGTACCTTCTGTGTATGGACACTTATCTGAGCACTAGGGGAACAGTTGAGCAAaatagaatagattttttttttttgaagattttatttattcatgggagacagagagagagaggcaggcagagacacaggcagagggagaggcaggctccatgcagggagcctgacgtgggactcaatcccgggtctccaggaccaggccctgggctgaaggcggcactaaaccgctgagccacccgggctgccctagaatagATCTTCTTAATATAATCGAGATTAGAATCCATGACATATTTTGAATTTCTGGAATTGCTCTGGGGCTTTCTCACTATTAGTCTGGgctcagaaaataaattaattttattatgatcCAGAATAAAATATCACTAGAAAGCAGATCTCCTGAGTAGAAATTATAACCCATAACAAAATCACATTCAGCTATTTTAATTTACCGGTTTGGTGCCACTCTCCATTTGTTTGAAAGATAAAACCTTGACTATCTTTGGGGATGGGGTAGCATTTAGTTTTCCATGGAAAAGCAcaattattttcatgtatttagtcACTAGTTACGGTAAATGGTGCCTCTAATGGAAGGCCTCCTGTGGCATCAGGCAGGATGAAACTAGACAGTCTTTAGTAGAGAAAATATTACTCTCAGACCTGCAAATAAGGGAGGGAGGCACAGGTTCTCCTGAACACTCAGTCACACAGGTGGTTGGGTTTTATCATCACAAAGACAAAGACTCCTAGCTTTGGAGCTGTCCCCCTGGTTGAGGGTTGATGGGAATGGAGGAGGGGGGTGAAGAAGAGAACAAACATAGTGGAGGAATAAATGATGGATATGCCATGAAGCTGAGTGTGCTgtggggaaaaaataggaaagccATCTGAGCAGGATGAAGAATACTCCCAGGGCACATGGTGGGTGGGAAGAGGATGGGTCACAGTATTGACCAGGACAGTCAAGGTCAGCCTCTTTCAGAAGGTGAGGTCTAAGCAGAGGCTTGAAGGTGGTGAGTGAGACAGGTGGGATCTGGGGAAGAACTGTTTAGGCAGAGGCAAGAgcagagcaaaggccctgaggtgggagttCTGACGTCTTCAGGACTAGCATAGGCGGCAAAGAGAGTGGTAGGGCCACAGGCAGATCGTGAAAGGCTCTGAGGGCCATGACAAGGTCTTGGCTCTGGGTGAAATGGGGGAACCGTCTGTGGGCCTGTGAGCAGAGGGGTgatgtgatctcacttataatTTAGAAGCATTACTCTGGCTGCTCTGTTGAGAATGGATGATTTGGGGGCAATCATAGCTAATTCCAAAGAGGTCAGCTGTATCCATCATGTTCATGGAATGAACAGTGTACCCTACAAAACCAGTCTGTTTTAAAACTACCTAAGGAGTTAACAGTTGGGCCCAGCACATCCCCTCTTATTTAATTTGTATGCCATTACTATCCACACttgacaggtgaggaaactaagatACAGAGAGGGCAGGTCACATATCCAAGGACACACAGCCACTCAATGGGAGATGGAGCtgtgatttgaacccaggttgAAATGGGCTCCAGACCTTACATATTTAAATGCTACACTGTTTTAGGTATTTAATCTTAGGCAGTCTTCAGCTTACCCCCATCCGGATGTTCAGACAGGGCATCTCTAGAGCACCTGTCTTTTGATTTGGCTTCCTTCCGAGCCTTTCCCCAGCAGCCTTTTTGTGTGGATTGTCCACAGCCATGAAGGCAGCTTCCTTCAGACCTCTTCCCCCTTGTGGTAGATGCAAATTCCTGGGGCTCTCAGGGTCTCTGTGTAGCTGTTGAAGCTGAGATCCACTTTCTGCTTCCCTATGTTCAGTCTTAACCATTCTAGGGAAATTTGGGGTGATTAACGTTGTGTCATAGTTGCATAGACTCACATGGGCTGGCCTGGGAATGTCAGTTGCTTGTGAGGCATTGTTTCTAGGAGGGGACACTGTGATTTGGAAATGAACTTTTAGAACACAGCCCCTGTGTATGCTGGGGACTCCTTGTCCTTTCTGTTCCCCAGGCTGAGCCTGCAGAAGTCAAGGCCCAGTAACCAGAACAGCTAAAGGGAACCATGCTAGACGGGTCTGCTTTTCCCATCAGGTAGATATACTAGCTGATTATTTTCCCTTCTCCACTCAGAGATGAGCATCAGGACTTCAAGGATGAGCAGCTGCGTCTCAAGAAGCTTCGTGGCAAAGGAAAACctaggaaaggagaagggaaaagagccacaaaaaagaaatagtgctGGTCCATCAGAAGAGAAAAGTTCTTCCTCAGCAGCTGACCACAGAAGAAGGTGTATTTATCTTTCTACTTGCTGGAGGAGTGTGAGCTTCCAAGACTGAAGAGTATTTGAAGGAACACGATCATTTCTGTGTTGAAGTCCAATTCAGTCGAGTTGTAACTGGTTCCTTGGACACTTTCTAATTCTGCAAACTTATTCTGGCTTTGGTTTTATACTGTGAGGTTTAcctctttctctggagaaatgaaTG
This genomic window contains:
- the MRPS33 gene encoding 28S ribosomal protein S33, mitochondrial, yielding MSSLSEYALRMTRLSARLFGEIARPTDSKSMKVVKLFSEQPLAKRKETYDWYPNHNTYFALMGTLRFLGLYRDEHQDFKDEQLRLKKLRGKGKPRKGEGKRATKKK